Part of the Ziziphus jujuba cultivar Dongzao chromosome 8, ASM3175591v1 genome is shown below.
TTCTTCTAATTGTTTTGACAGCTCTTCTACCCGCTCGTGGAGTCTTGCAGCTGTGCTGTCAGCCAGTTGCAGGGACTTCTCTGCTGTTGCCTGGGCAGCAGCTGCAAGTTCTTCGTTTTGATTTAATTTGCGATTTGATATGTCCAAATCAGTCTTTGTTTTCTTTAGTTCTTGGGTGAGAATGGCAACCTAATAAAACAGAAATGTGAGAAACCAGTTTTTGAGGATTAGTACAAAAtacatgaggaaaaaaaaaaagtaagattacatatatatatatatatatatttatatctagtTTTGCTACGAAGAGAAGAGGCTCTCTCCATATGTTGAGAAACTTAATGCCAGATAACATTTTGGgagtttcaatttttcttccgAATGTACAGATTAATTCACAATgtaaacattttttgttaaagctTGTAACTTTGGAACAAAATTGGCCCACCCGAAATGGTGTTCGACATTATATTCTCACTCAATTGCAGCCGTCGctttaaatcaaatttgatccatgatttttcactttttaactGTAGTCTCTATAATTTGATTGTGATGTTTCATATATGGTTAACCAACTGCAGCCTCTAAATCAAATTTAATCCCTGATTTATCACATTTTAATTGTAGTTCCTATAATTTGATTACCGTTTGAAAATCCCACTCTCTCTCCTCTGTTATAACTTATATTACTTTTATAcccataataattaattttgttttttagtttatttttttacactcttttttcatgtttatttttatttctttaaaataaaatgaaagcaaagaaaaaataaaaaataaaaaataaatgcatatgttctaaaaaataatgtgcactttttttaaaatgtgcaattacatatttttcaaaaaaaaaaaataatgtgtataaaaaagaaatagattttttttcatattacttttttttccctttttttctagttcatatatatatatatatttaaatattttattaaaaaatgtatcaaattatatttagagTAGTTCTATCGACATTATAAAACATACTAAATATACTACAATCTatgcattaaaaattatttttgctagcTTCATTAATAATTTATACCTATTTTATCTTAAAATGAAACCTACATGCATAACAActcttaattttctttaatatatttaataaaataccataatttttcaaaatctatattTTGGGATCAGGTTCCAAATTGAAATTCTACATCACAGTCACTCTTCTCTTCTTCTCATTCCGCCCCTTCTGCTTCTCATTGACAGACAAATAGAAGAACACGAAGAAACTTAAGTACGTAATCTTCCACAAAAGAAAGATTGTAAAATGGTTCAATTTTTATATCCaaagtatatctatatatatatcgataATGTTAGACAGGTTGTATATACAGGATAGCAAAACATACCAATATATGTAAACCGGACAATTAATCATTGATAAATTTCATCAATAAATAAGTGTAGATCTAATTGTACAAAGGAATCAGTTTGTAATTGTAgtgtatttaataatttattcttcttcttctttttttaataattaagattctttaagacattttattcatgaatattataaaaatactaaaaaattattaaaattatagtgCAGCTAGTATGTTTTGTAGTGTAGATAGAAttgcttttatatttaatagttaatatataGAGTTGAAAGACCATTTTACCCTTTGATTGTTAAGTTTAATGGATTGTTCTAACCATAGGTTTATAATTGAATTGTCAGAAAAGTTAagaattaaatttggtttattaaaccTCAGAGGTTGCAGttaatagaaagagagagagagagagagagagagagtgtgtgtgtgtgtttgtaacTAACAAACCTAAATCAAAGAGGGATAAAATCTTTTTACCACTGTGTCACGTTGTTCAATCTCATGTTTCCCAGATTCAATTTCTAATTCACAAGCTTCCCTCCATCTAACGACCTCTGCTTCAGCTTCTTTTATTTTCACCATGAGTCCCTCAAccttatatattcataaaatgaGGGACtaagtaagagaaaaaaaaaaaatgctggaATGCAAGTAAACAACCATAGCATTTCTTAGTAAGCGAAATGACCTACATTTTGAGCCAACATCCTCTCTCTATTTTCCAACTCCTTGATATATAGCATGTTTTCAACAATATCTTGAGCTTGTTTCTTTGTAAGACTCTGTAGGTGCTCATTATTTGACCTGGCAAAGAATCGACAATTAAGTAAAAGAAAACCGCTCAATGTACTAACTAGCAGGTTCAATAGAGCAGGTTTTTGCGCTTAGAGAGCTCTATCACATTTcagtattatcattatttaaaccATTCTATAAAAtaacatcttttctttttttttttttttttatcaaaataaattttcataactgaatgatcatataatataaaaaaaataactgagTGATCATATTTTGATAATGAAATACCTAGATTCTTCcaaagatctcctcaattgagtgattttaagatttaaattcttcATTATCCTCTCCACGGTTGATGCCTGATAAGAACAATtacaaataacaaaacaatGCTCAAAGGTAGATTTGCTATTTGCCAGAACAAACTGAGATAAATAGACATAAATAGGTGCATCAAAGCAATAAAAACATTGATAAATTCACAACAAACTTAcaaatttactattaaaatttaatggttttcttttctttttctttttttttttctttcttttttcgaaAAGAAGAGTTGCTATTCATCACTAGTTAGGAACACAATTggtaaatttcaatataaaagtTCAATTCGATAGCAATTTAAAGCACTTTTTCCTTTTAGCCAATTTAGCTTAAACAACGAAAAATGGTAGAAGTAAAAAGGGAACAAAAGCAGAGCATACCAGGCTTACAACCTCCTCTTCACGCTCACTACTATCAGCAGAAGTATCCACCTTAGTTCCTGAACTCTCCAATGAATTCTCACCACTCCCAAACCCAACGCTCTGCAACCCACTTTCCACAATCTGCAAAATGGCCGCCCTTTTCTGCTCGATGTTCTCATTAAACCTACTCAAGCTCTTCTCTGCAGCCTCCATCTCCACCAAAGTAATCTTAAGCaaactatttatatttttcttctcttctgtCAAACTCACCACACTGTTCTCCAATTTGATCTTTTCCTTCTTCCTTGATTCTTTATATTCATACACTTTTAATTCAGCCACTTTCATAATGTTTGTGACCGCCATTAACTCCTTTGAAAACGCCTTTAATTCTTCTTCCAATTCCAATTCTACACCCAACTCATCTTTCTCTTTTGTATAAATTTCAACCTTTTCTTTATCAGCAAAGTCATAGGTGATCCTAATCAATGTCTCCTTCACCAAACGGAGCGATATCGAGAGTTTTAGCAGAAACACATTGCTTTTTTCCTTTGCAGATTCCAATCTTTTCACTCTCTCTTTACAATTTGCCTTTTCTATCTCACACCTTTGCTTCTCAAGTTGCAAGTAACTATTTCTGTTCTCACAATCGCTTAGTTTTTCCTTACAATCGCTTAGGTTTTTCTCACAATCCTCTCTTCTCCCTTTCTCACCGAGGTAAGAAGCGACAGAGGCCCCGATCCCGAGCCCGCTAAACATCGCCTAGacccacaaagaaaaaaggctttcaaaaaattatctaatatatgtatttttttatttacttgtcAAATATACtttctaataattttatgttttggatacaaagaaagtttttttagCGGCTTATTAATTCCTCTAAACTTCTATATTGGAATCCAACAAGCATTTCTATCGATAAATACCTCTAATTAATTCTTTTGGTAAATAATCAGGCTAATTAAGTTGACATGAGCAAATTTCTttcttccaaaaacaaaaacaaaaaaaaacaaaaaaaaaaaaaagaagaaagaaaaaaatattctacaattttaacaagTAATTTTTcatgtgaaaagaaaaaatatatatataaattgaatattttaaaaaaacatatttagggCCATACTCAATTCTTGCCTTAGGCCTCCAAGTAGGTTGAGTTGGCCCTGATCCATGCCTATCTtccaaaaagagagaaagagagagagagagagagagagagagagagagagagagagagttatagTTCCAGAACTACGTACCAATCAAAGAAATGGTGGGAAGGATCGGTATGCTAGGTACTTTGGCTTTCGCGtgggattttgtttttttttttttttttttgggtcgaaggggaaaatttttattgataaaataagttGTGAAACAAAACACGGCGCAGCTCAGGCTGGTTTGTGAGGGTCCAATTTAATGGAAAATGGTGCCTTGTTTACGATTTTAGGCACTAAATGGAAAGTACATGAATTAAAAGAATCACGCAAactaaaattatcaaacaataagGCTTCTAACCTTTTTTATGACTCTAGGCATCAAATGAAAAGTACACGCAAACtaaaaatatcaaacaataaAGCTCCTAACCTTATTTATGACTCTTGGCACCAAAATTGAAAGTACATGAATTAAAAGGTCAAAACTAAAAACATCAAACAATAAAAGCTCCTAACCTTTTTTATGACTCTAGACACCAAATGGAAAGTACGAGGATTAAAAGAAAGAACCATGCAAACATCAATTACAAACAATAAAGCTCCTTACCTCCAGCTGCAAGCTTGCGGACCACATGTAAAGCCTCTAAACATATCCATGCAATCATCTTCCACGTGCACATTATCACTCGCTCTGTTTGgtaacctttatatatatatatatatatattttttttttttgattaatttaactATATAGTAATACAACATGGCATGAATATAAggtgtttttttcctttttgcattatttgattaaaaagggtattctttttttttaacttttttccttttttcttttttttttcttttttttttttgaaaaaaaaggtattaCATGTTTATACTGCATGAGAAATTATTTAATACATCATGTGTATTGAT
Proteins encoded:
- the LOC125421607 gene encoding uncharacterized protein At3g49055-like; its protein translation is MFSGLGIGASVASYLGEKGRREDCEKNLSDCKEKLSDCENRNSYLQLEKQRCEIEKANCKERVKRLESAKEKSNVFLLKLSISLRLVKETLIRITYDFADKEKVEIYTKEKDELGVELELEEELKAFSKELMAVTNIMKVAELKVYEYKESRKKEKIKLENSVVSLTEEKKNINSLLKITLVEMEAAEKSLSRFNENIEQKRAAILQIVESGLQSVGFGSGENSLESSGTKVDTSADSSEREEEVVSLASTVERIMKNLNLKITQLRRSLEESRSNNEHLQSLTKKQAQDIVENMLYIKELENRERMLAQNVEGLMVKIKEAEAEVVRWREACELEIESGKHEIEQRDTVVAILTQELKKTKTDLDISNRKLNQNEELAAAAQATAEKSLQLADSTAARLHERVEELSKQLEEAESRYRNRYKLRNICWPWRTLKLSTATMNNIVKNVKRMLSRCKKDAVKLNSATMNNKVKNVRRMLSNRKPWKALKLNTATMNNRVKNVKRMLSRCKKDAVKLNSATMNNKVKNVRRMLSNRKPWRALKLNTATMNNRVKNVKRMLSN